In Candida albicans SC5314 chromosome 4, complete sequence, the genomic window atcttcaacaataatttgtGTTCCATCTTTGCCGGCAATTGGTTTAGGTTCAACATTGGtgtttgatgatttgaaattggaaCTACATAGTTGACCATTCATATAATAAGCTTTATAGGCCAATTTGGAATTTGGTTGTTTGGTAATCACTGATAATCGTGATATATGGGATATACTAGCTAATGCTTCACCACGGAAACCATAAGTGGCAATAGAttccaaatcttcaaatttacTCAATTTTGAAGTGGCAAATCTTTCACATAATAAGGGTAAATCTATCTTAGATATACCATGGCCATTGTCGGtaatttgtaataatttcaatccGCCATCTTTAACAAGTATTTCAATCATGGTTGCCCTGgcatcaattgaattttctaACATTTCCTTTAACGCGTTTGCTGGTTGTATAATGATTTCACCTGCTGCTATTTTGTTAATTACTGATTCATCTAGTCTTTTGATTGTACAAGTGGGTTCACTCATGGTTTTTGAATTGCGAAGAATACGTGTAGTAATATGGATCTTATTTTAAGTAGGGTATAACTGATTCATGTAAGTGTCTgtctaaaaaaaatccgTTTACAACAACGCGTTTTGTTACactaaaaaaaacgaaaaaaaaaaatatacatTCAAAATCCCTAAAATCACTTCAtacttcaacaacaacaataataaataccATTATGACGGATACACAACCAAGGAAAATACGTAAAGTGTCTACTCAAGAGCAAATTGAAGATTATGAAAAACTTCGtcaaagaatcaaaaatcaTTTCAAAGATGCCCTTAAAGGTAAAGGATCATCTATGCTGTTGCattatattgatgaaataaCCGAATTATATAAAAGAGTTCAATCACAAAAAGTTAAAGATACAAGAGTTCATTTAGAAGATTCTGAAGTTTTCAAAGAAGCATCGGATTTTGCTGCCTTGAATGCACGTAATATAGTTTTCGATGATTCAGGGATCGCTCTTGATGataaagaatttttcaaatgtttAAGAAGATTTGCTGTTACTGATCCTAGTCTTTTAAGTCGTAATGATATAGGAGATAATGATGGCAATAATAGTAACGATGAGGATGACGTAGAGGATGATGATCtggatgaagaagaagaagctaTTGCTGATGAATACACattcaataaaacaaattggtTAAAACTTGGGATTCTTTATCATCAAGTTAGTAAAAAATCCATACTGGTAGATTTTTTGAATGGACCCTTAAAAGCAGAAAAGAGGAAAATAGTTCGAGCAAGAAATGTTGATGATACTAAAGGTAGCGGGATGGCGAAAACTGCTCGACAAGTTCAAGCTAGTGATATTTCTGGTAATCAAGAACAAAATACTGCCAATATGGTTAAATCAGTTTATCAAAcatatattgaaaaatatgatggtaatggtgttaatttatttaaattttttataaacCCTAGATCATTTGGTCAAAGTGTGGAGAATTTATTTTACACCAGTTTCCTCGTTAAAGATGGTCGATTGAAATTATATGTGAATAATGACGGGATGCCTTGTATTCAAAGAGTGAGTAGTGATGAAATCAGAGAGGCTCAATTGGAAAgcaataaaatttttgctAGTCATCATATTGCTAGTTTTAATTACAAAGCATGGAAGAAATATACTCAATTATATAACATAAGAGAAGCATTTTTGGGACATCGTGATGAACCTGAAGACCAAATGCCACCTGAagatataattgattataatgaCGAGGAACCTATACCGTCATCTCAAAGAAGGGATCTGAATTCATCGGATTAAAACTATTACTGTTTGTTTGTATTATATACAAGaattgtgtgtgtgtgtactatttaatatttacaaattctattaaattcttcttcttctactttAACCCACCCATCAACGTCtaataatttgttcaatGGCCATTTTCTTATAGGTAGAAAACTAAGATCTGTTCTTAAAcgtaatttttcaaatatttctaTGCCAGCAGCTCCAATCATTATCGCATTATCTGTACAAAGTGATAAATCTGGGAAATGAAAATTCACATTAACATTGTCGGTACCAATCTCTTGAAAATCTAGCTTTTCCCGTAATTTCTGTCGAAGTCGATTATTTGCTGCAACTCCCCCAGAACAAATAAAATCTTTAACCCCAATAAAAGTACCATCactatttctatttttaatGCCATGTTTTTTGAATGCAATATTTATTCTATCAACAATATgatcaaatataaattctTGTGTTTTATATGCAATAAATTGTTTAGTTTCTTCATCTAATGTCAAATCTATCTCACCCTCGCCCTCACTTTCACCTTCACCCCTATTTTTGTTATAATGCATTGCTTTATATTCTTGAATGTTACTTAAGAAATGAGAGAATGCAAATTTCACATCTCCTGGAATACCATATTTGGGTGCTGAATAAGGAAGAGTTAATCTAAAATTATATGGATTAGCAATTCTAGTATTCACactcaatttttcatattgaTTTCTAGTTTCTTCAGGTATGgaatttatatatttttccaattctttacCTAACATGTTTCCATACATTCCTAATTCTCGAGCACATTTATCCAATGAGTCACCCACGGCGATATCTCCCACATTTACAATAATCTCATGTTCAGTTAATGATTTCAGTAATACAAGCATAGTGTGTCCACCACTACATAACAAACTCAAAAATGGATAGTTTGGGGGTGGTAACTTGGGTTGTTCCAGATTTGGTAAATTTGCAGTTAACAAATGACCCAACATATGATGCACTCCAACTAAGGGAACATCCCATGCAACAGATAACCCTTTGGCAAATTCAGTTGAAGTACTTAGGGATCCTGCCATTCCTGGACCTCTGGTAACACAAAGTAAATCAGGTGGGTTTAATGCTGAAATTTGATGCTTATGGCAAAATTCTTGAACCATGTTGGCAATAGTTGCCATATGATAATTATATGCTGCCGTGGGTAATATACCACCTATATCAGCGGAATGTAGTGTCCGTTTAAATTGATCTATAATTTTTGGTGGAGTCTTGGGATGAGATTTTTCGAGTAAGGCAACACAAGAATCATCACACGACGATTCTATGGCCATAACACGATATGTCCGTATGcttgttgatgatattcTTTTCAACGGTAGGGGACATCGAATTTTGAAAGTATTTGAAATCATATCATGTTATTCATTCAAGAGATGGTTGTAAGACTACTGCAAGTgagtgaaaaaaatttgtggtcgtttttttttttcgttctTTGTGTTGAGTGGAAGATTGGGTAAGCTATAGTTGTGGAGCTAGAAATGATTTCTACCAGtgatattaatttatatcCAAGTTAATAGGTTCCAAACCTTTGAAAACAATCCAGATACAAATTAGTCAGCCATAGAAAGTGTAGAGATCTGATGACAAATAGACGTtgaagtattattattggcaAGACTGCATATTGGTGGGGTCCAAGTTATATTTGGTGGTAGTGATGAGgttgtcaattttttttttgcaacgAGAAAATTAACTTCTATTACTACTGCTGCTAACTACTACTGTTAGCGAGAGAGTAAGACtaagagagagagaaagagtGAGTGTAAATCAAcgaatgaaaaaatagaCCCATTGGCAAGCAGGGCCAATTTTTTGagaaaaacgaaaaaaaaataacaacgctaaattctttttccaaTATTATACAGAACTGGTTTATATCTACTGTCAACACTTTCCATTTGTTATTTTAGAAACCCTCCCTTGTTTCTTGATCTAGACATCAAGTTGTTATAAAATATCTATTCCATTACTTTAATAttcccctttttttttccaagtcaacttttactttttgtctttttttttgtttatacAAACTTTTActtcatattttttttgcatttaACGTTATTCACCtcctttttcatttaatacTTTTATGCATCTGAGATAATTGTTTgcattattaattgaatcaCCTATTACCAATCCATATGATATGTCACAAGTTTTCACTAGTTCCACAATACCGTTAACGTTTGAATCACGTGAACATAAAGAACATCATAGTATTCGAAATAAACCTCCGCTGTCTCCTCCAGAAAGCACAGACAATGAAACATTACAACAACCAATCTGGCAATGTATGTTGGCAGGAGGATTTGGAGGAGTTGTGGGCGATAGTGCAATGCACTCATTGGATACAGTGAAAACGAGGCAGCAAGGATTCCCATATAAagtaaaatataaacacATGATTCCAGCTTATTCGACAATcttaaaagaagaaggatTTTTTCGAGGATTATATGGGGGATATACGCCAGCAGCATTAGGATCTTTCCCTTCAACAGCGGCATTTTTCGGAACTTATGAATATTCAAAACGGGTAATGATAAACCAATGGCATGTTAATGAAACATTAGCATATTTCATTGCAGGTATATTGGGAGATTTGGCATCAAGTATATTTTATGTACCTTCTGAAGTGTTAAAGACTCGTTTACAATTACAAGGTAAATACAATAATCCTTATACCAAAGAATGTGGTTACAATTATCGTGGATTAGGGAATGCAATTGTGACGATTGCTAAAACTGAGGGCCCAAAAACTTTTGTGTTTGGTTATAAAGAGACATTGTTTCGTGATTTACCATTCAGTGCCCTacaattttcattttacGAGACTTTCCGTCAATGGGCCatttattcaaacaatGGGTCGGATGATTTGTCCATATCAATGGAATTGTTGACTGGAGCAGCCGCTGGTGGTTTGGCTGGAACCTTGACAACTCCCCTAGATGTGATAAAGACTCGTATTCAAACAGCTACAAACACTTCAGAGTTGAGTAGTTCAATTTCCACCAAGCAAACCATTACAAACCCAATAATCAGATTATTAAACAGAAATGCAACTTTAAAAGCATTGGTATCGATATATAAACACGAAGGTATACTAGGGGCATTTTCAGGAGTTGGTCCTAGATTTATATGGACAGGTATACAGAGTTCTATTATGCTTCTATTGTACCAAGTGGCTTTAAAGCAATTGGATGTGTTATCTGATGACAAAGACAGAGACAAATTAGAGTCTTGATataaattttgtaaatagCATTATAGATTATAATACACTAaacttttatttatataacaGTGTGGAGAGGCAATAGTTGGAAGTTTGGAGATGGCTgccaattgataaaaatcaaaaagattAATACCAAAAAGGATATTACTTAATCTAATGGTCAATCACATGAGGCGGAAAGATTGTTAATGAGGAAACAAAATTACCCAGTAGACCTAGTTAAGGAAAGTAGGGGTGGGTGAgtggttggttggttggttagTAAACCAGATTGGGATCAATCTATCGGAGTTAATGATGTTAACATTACCTCCAGCATCACTGAAGTGTACCGGAAATACTCCAGAGATTGATATACTTGGTCGTTCCAAGAAATCATTATGTATGTAGGATGCATTACTGTACATAATCTCCGTCGATAATATGGTTGTGTTTCAATTACCATTCATAACCAAAACCCAACCCAACACAACTGGTCTTTTCAcatgtaaaaaaaaaggttcTGTgctaaaaaattttaaagacggaaaaaaacaaccacaaccTCTATCTCACCTCGGCGTTGAAATATAAACATTTTCGACCCCACATCTATAaagcaattgaaaaaaaaattaaggACTAATTTCctttataaatatatatctatTTGTTATCAATAAAGTTCTATCCGTTtctctttatttttttaaggattaatttaaaatttttaacatatcaaatcaatttcacatatttattaaatcaaaatgcCAAATACCTTAGATAAATCATATCTCGAAAAAAGTGTTTGGAAATCAGACATTTTCAAGGGGAAAGTTGCCTTCATTACTGGTGGTGCAGGTACTATCTGTCGTGTTCAAGCAGAAGCCTTAGTTTTATTAGGAGCTGATGTTGCCATCATTGGTAGAAACCCTCAAAAGACAGAAGATGCTGCCAAAGAAATTGCCACATTGAGACCAGGTGCCAAAGTTATTGGGATTGGTAACGTTGATGTTCGTAAAATCCAAACTATTAAAGAAGCAGCCGACAGAACTGTAAAAGAATTGGGAAGAATTGATCACGTTATTGCTGGTGCCGCTGGTAATTTCTTATCTGATTTCAACCatttatcatcaaatgCTTTCAAATCagttattgatattgatttattgggTTCTTTTAACACTGTCAAAGTTTgttttgaagaattgagaaaaaacaaaggtAGTGTCATCTTTGTGAGTGCTACTTTACATTATTATGGGTTACCAATGCAACTTCATGCAAGTGCTGCAAAGGCTGGTGTTGATGCCTTGAGTAATGCCCTTGCTGTTGAATTGGGACCTTTGGGTATTAGATTCAACTGTATTGCACCTGGTGCTATTGGTGGTACTGAAGGTATGCTGCGTTTATCTCCTCCTAATGAAACTCCATTGGAACAAAAAATCCCATTGCAAAGACAAGGTACTACTACTGATATTGCTGATGCCACTATTTACTTGTTCTCACCAGCTGCATCATACGTCACTGGTGATGTGTTGGTTGTAGATGGTGCTTGGTGGCAAGTTGGTGGTTTCCTCGGTGATCTTTACCCAAGCCTTGTAATTCACCAAAACGAAGACCCACAAGGAAAATTGTAGTTTTGATAGAATGTGTATATTCTCGATAGTAAACAAAACTATTTTGGGttgttatttatttgaaattgagtAACTTTTAACAATAACTAGTCTGTAAAAGTTTACCAAAGTCACGAGATCTTAGTTGATGGTCTATACAATACGATC contains:
- a CDS encoding Smc5-Smc6 complex subunit (Ortholog(s) have SUMO transferase activity, role in DNA repair and Smc5-Smc6 complex, nucleus localization), which produces MTDTQPRKIRKVSTQEQIEDYEKLRQRIKNHFKDALKGKGSSMSLHYIDEITELYKRVQSQKVKDTRVHLEDSEVFKEASDFAALNARNIVFDDSGIALDDKEFFKCLRRFAVTDPSLLSRNDIGDNDGNNSNDEDDVEDDDSDEEEEAIADEYTFNKTNWLKLGILYHQVSKKSISVDFLNGPLKAEKRKIVRARNVDDTKGSGMAKTARQVQASDISGNQEQNTANMVKSVYQTYIEKYDGNGVNLFKFFINPRSFGQSVENLFYTSFLVKDGRLKLYVNNDGMPCIQRVSSDEIREAQLESNKIFASHHIASFNYKAWKKYTQLYNIREAFLGHRDEPEDQMPPEDIIDYNDEEPIPSSQRRDSNSSD
- a CDS encoding putative N(6)-L-threonylcarbamoyladenine synthase (Ortholog(s) have role in mitochondrial tRNA threonylcarbamoyladenosine modification, tRNA threonylcarbamoyladenosine modification and mitochondrion localization), with the protein product MISNTFKIRCPLPLKRISSTSIRTYRVMAIESSCDDSCVALLEKSHPKTPPKIIDQFKRTLHSADIGGILPTAAYNYHMATIANMVQEFCHKHQISALNPPDLLCVTRGPGMAGSLSTSTEFAKGLSVAWDVPLVGVHHMLGHLLTANLPNSEQPKLPPPNYPFLSLLCSGGHTMLVLSKSLTEHEIIVNVGDIAVGDSLDKCARELGMYGNMLGKELEKYINSIPEETRNQYEKLSVNTRIANPYNFRLTLPYSAPKYGIPGDVKFAFSHFLSNIQEYKAMHYNKNRGEGESEGEGEIDLTLDEETKQFIAYKTQEFIFDHIVDRINIAFKKHGIKNRNSDGTFIGVKDFICSGGVAANNRLRQKLREKLDFQEIGTDNVNVNFHFPDLSLCTDNAIMIGAAGIEIFEKLRLRTDLSFLPIRKWPLNKLLDVDGWVKVEEEEFNRICKY
- a CDS encoding uncharacterized protein (Ortholog(s) have magnesium ion transmembrane transporter activity, role in magnesium ion export from mitochondrion, magnesium ion transport and mitochondrial inner membrane localization); the encoded protein is MSQVFTSSTIPLTFESREHKEHHSIRNKPPSSPPESTDNETLQQPIWQCMLAGGFGGVVGDSAMHSLDTVKTRQQGFPYKVKYKHMIPAYSTILKEEGFFRGLYGGYTPAALGSFPSTAAFFGTYEYSKRVMINQWHVNETLAYFIAGILGDLASSIFYVPSEVLKTRLQLQGKYNNPYTKECGYNYRGLGNAIVTIAKTEGPKTFVFGYKETLFRDLPFSALQFSFYETFRQWAIYSNNGSDDLSISMELLTGAAAGGLAGTLTTPLDVIKTRIQTATNTSELSSSISTKQTITNPIIRLLNRNATLKALVSIYKHEGILGAFSGVGPRFIWTGIQSSIMLLLYQVALKQLDVLSDDKDRDKLES
- the SPS20 gene encoding Sps20p (Peroxisomal 2,4-dienoyl-CoA reductase; stationary phase enriched protein; Spider biofilm induced) yields the protein MPNTLDKSYLEKSVWKSDIFKGKVAFITGGAGTICRVQAEALVLLGADVAIIGRNPQKTEDAAKEIATLRPGAKVIGIGNVDVRKIQTIKEAADRTVKELGRIDHVIAGAAGNFLSDFNHLSSNAFKSVIDIDLLGSFNTVKVCFEELRKNKGSVIFVSATLHYYGLPMQLHASAAKAGVDALSNALAVELGPLGIRFNCIAPGAIGGTEGMSRLSPPNETPLEQKIPLQRQGTTTDIADATIYLFSPAASYVTGDVLVVDGAWWQVGGFLGDLYPSLVIHQNEDPQGKL